TGATGCTGGTGCCGCTGCCCACGTTCTTCCTGGACATGCTGCTCTCGCTCAGCATCTCGCTTTCGCTGGTGATCCTGGTCACCTCCATGTTCATGCTTTCGCCGCTGGAATTTTCCATCTTCCCTTCCCTGCTGCTGGTCACCACCCTGCTGCGCCTCGCGCTCAACGTGGCCTCCACCCGCCTCATCCTGCTGCACGGCGACGAAGGCACCGACGCGGCGGGCCAGGTCATCCAGGCCTTCGGCGAATTCGTGGTGGGCGGCAACTACGTCATCGGCGCGGTCATCTTCATGATCCTGTTCATCCTGAACAAGATCGTCATCACCGCGGGCACCACGCGCATCGCCGAAGTGGCCGCGCGCTTCACCCTGGACGCCATGCCCGGCAAGCAGATGGCCATCGAGGCCGACCTGAACGCCGGGCTCATCGACGAGGAAGAAGCCACCGCACGCCGCACCAACATCCGCAAGGAAGCCGACTTCTACGGCGCCATGGACGGTGCGGGCAAGTTCGTGCAGGGGGACGTGAACGCGGGCATGTTCATCACCATCATCAACGTGGTGGGCGGCATCCTGCTTGGCGTGTTCCAGAAGGACATGGAGTGGCGCGACGCGCTGACCACCTACACCCTGCTGACCATCGGCGACGGCCTGGTGGCCACCATTCCCTCCATCATCGTCTCCACGGCGGCGGGCCTCATCGTGTCGCGCGCGGCAGCGGAAGCGAAGATGGGCGAGGAATTCGTGGGCCAGCTGTCGTACAACTCGCGCGCGCTCAAGCTGGTGTCCGGCGTGCTGGTGCTGTTCGCCCTGGTGCCCGGCCTGCCCACGCTGCCCTTCCTTACCTTTGGCGCGGGCCTGTACGGCGTGTCGCGCCTGGTGAGCGAAAAGCAGGACGCGGAGGCCGCCGCCGAAGCCAAGGGAGGCAAGGGCGCCAAGGGCAAGAAGAAGGGCGATTCGCTGGATACGCCGGAAGAAGTGCAGTCCCTGCTGCCCCTCGACACCCTGGAGCTGGAAGTGGGCTACGGCCTGATTCCCCTGGTGGACGAGGACCAGAACGGCAACCTGCTGTCGCGCATCCGCTCCATCCGCCGCCAGTTCGCCCTGGACATGGGCGTGGTGGTGCCCTCGCTGCACCTGCGCGACAACCTGCAACTGAAGCCCGGCCAGTACTGCGTGCTGGTAAAGGGCAATCAGGTGGCCTCGGCGGAAATCCTGGTGGACCACTACCTGGCCATGGACCCGGGCAACGCCAAGCACCGCATCCGGGGCATCGAAACGCGCGAACCGGCCTTCAACCTGCCCGCGCTGTGGATACCCGAATCGCAGAAGGAAGAAGCCATGCTGGCGGGCTACACCGTGGTCGACCCGTCCACGGTCATCGCCACCCACCTCACCGAGGTGTTCAAGCGCCATCTGGGCGACTTCCTGGGCCGCCAGGAAGTGCAGGGCCTGCTGGACAACCTGGCCAAGCACGCCCCCAAGGCCGTGGAAGAGCTGGTGCCCGGCATCCTGCCCCTGGGCACGGTGCAGAAGGTGCTGCAGAACCTGGTGCGCGAAAACGTTTCCATCCGCGATCTGCTGACCATCGCGGAAACCCTGGCCGACTACGGCCCGGCGGTGAAGAACGCCGACACCCTGACCGAATACGTGCGCGAACGCCTGGCCCGCGCCATCGTCAAGCAGTACATGGACAGCGAGGGCGGCCTGCCCATCGTCACACTGGACCAGGCCGTGGAAAAGACCGTGCAGGAAGCCATCCGCCAGACCGACGGCGGCAACTACCTGGCGCTCAACC
Above is a window of Nitratidesulfovibrio sp. SRB-5 DNA encoding:
- the flhA gene encoding flagellar biosynthesis protein FlhA, yielding MAAKPGYAPKIDYQRFAKQGDLLLAGGVVTILFVMLVPLPTFFLDMLLSLSISLSLVILVTSMFMLSPLEFSIFPSLLLVTTLLRLALNVASTRLILLHGDEGTDAAGQVIQAFGEFVVGGNYVIGAVIFMILFILNKIVITAGTTRIAEVAARFTLDAMPGKQMAIEADLNAGLIDEEEATARRTNIRKEADFYGAMDGAGKFVQGDVNAGMFITIINVVGGILLGVFQKDMEWRDALTTYTLLTIGDGLVATIPSIIVSTAAGLIVSRAAAEAKMGEEFVGQLSYNSRALKLVSGVLVLFALVPGLPTLPFLTFGAGLYGVSRLVSEKQDAEAAAEAKGGKGAKGKKKGDSLDTPEEVQSLLPLDTLELEVGYGLIPLVDEDQNGNLLSRIRSIRRQFALDMGVVVPSLHLRDNLQLKPGQYCVLVKGNQVASAEILVDHYLAMDPGNAKHRIRGIETREPAFNLPALWIPESQKEEAMLAGYTVVDPSTVIATHLTEVFKRHLGDFLGRQEVQGLLDNLAKHAPKAVEELVPGILPLGTVQKVLQNLVRENVSIRDLLTIAETLADYGPAVKNADTLTEYVRERLARAIVKQYMDSEGGLPIVTLDQAVEKTVQEAIRQTDGGNYLALNPGIAQRLIQRVNNAVERAVNTDGQPVILASPVARPHLAQLLMRFLPNVPVISQAEIPSDIRLQAVGSVAFD